The genomic segment CAGTCCGTGAGGCGGTCCGGCAGACCGGCCGCGGGCTTGCGCGGGTCGGCGGCGAGGTCGGGGCGCTGGACCGGGCCGTCGGCGTGCAGCCCGTAGGCGGCCGCGGTCTGCAGGGTGTCGGAGATGTGCAGGACGTGGGCGAACGTCTCGGCCCAGTCCTCGGCGGCGTGCATCGTCGCGTAGGCGCTGACGTGCTCCTCCTCCCAGCCGTCCGGCGGCCCTTGCTCGTAGTGGCGGTCCAGCGCGGCGCCGTAGTCCTCGCGCTCGTCGCCGAACGTCGCGCGCGCCCGCGCCAGCGCCTCCGGCGCGGTGGTCAGCAGCGGGAAGTAGAAGTGCCCGACCTCGTGGCGGAAGTGGCCGAGCAGCGTGCGGTAGGGCTCGCCCATCTCCGTGCGCATCTGCTCGCGGTGGGCGTCGTCGGACTCGGCGAGGTCCAGCGTGATGAGCCCGTCGGCGTGCCCCGTGGTCACCGGCTCGTGGGCGCTGGAGAGCAGGTCGAACGCGAGCCCGCCCTCCTGGCGTCGGAAGGACGGGATGGGCAGGCCGATCTCGCCGAGCTCGAAGAGCAGGCGGCGCTTGGCGGCCTCGGCGTCGCGGAGCTGCTGCAGCGCGACGGGGTCGTCGCCGGGCCGGGTGCGCGTCAGCGCGCAGCTGAAGCACAGGCCGCCGCCGTCGTCCTCGGCGAGCCAGTTGCACCCGGCCAGCGCGGCGTTGGCGCACGCCGGCGCGCCGGGCTGGGTGACGACGTCGCGCGAGGGCCAGTCGAAGCGCAGCTCGGCGCCGCAGTGCAGGCAGCGGCTGTTCTCGAAGAAGACGAGCTGCGTGCAGCGCCCGCACGTGAAGGTTCGCATCGCGGCGCAGGGTAGGGGTGGGGGCGGTGTCCGGTCCGGGCGCCGGGGCGCATGGCGGCCCGCCGGCGCTCTCCTCGGCCGCGGGTGGCGCGAAGGTGGGCACGAACCCCACGTTCGCGCCATCCGGTTCCCGCAGGCGCGCGAGGTCGACGCGGCCGCCCGCGCAGGGGTGCGACCGCCGGCGCCCGGGCCCGCCTACTCCGTCCCGAACAGTCGGTCGCCGGCGTCGCCCAGGCCCGGGCGGATGTAGCCGCGCTCGTCCAGGCCGCGATCCAGCGCGGCGGCGATGATCGGCACGTGCGGGTCCTGCTCGCGCACCGCGGCGACGCCCTCCGGGGCGGCGACCAGGCAGACGAGGCGCAGGTCGCGGGCGCCCGCCGCGCGCAGGCGCCGCAGCGCCGCCGACGACGACCCGCCGGTGGCGAGCATCGGGTCGACCACGAAGACCGTCGTGGAGGCGAGGCTCTCGGGCAGCGACTCGTAGTAGTCCTCGGGCTGCAGCGTCTCCTCGTTGCGGCGCATCCCGAGGTGCCCGACCGCCGCGTCGGGCATGAGGCGCAGGAACGCGTCGACCATCCCCAGGCCCGCCCGCAGCACCGCGATGACCGTGATGCGCTCGGGCCGCGCGCCCGTCGTGGCCTCCAGCGGCGTCTGCACCTCGACCTCGTGGACGGGCAGGTCGCGCAGCGCCTCGTAGGCCAGCATCTCCGACGCCTCGGCCATCGCGGCGCGGAACGCGGCGCGGCTCGTATCGGTCGACCGCAGCTCGGTCAGCGCACGGGCCAGGACGGGATGCTCGATGACGCGCAGGCCTTCCATCGGTGCGCGGACAGTAGTCCACGGGCCATCCGGGAACGTGGTCGGCCACCCGACCGGACCGGGCCGAATGCTCGTCACCGCACTCCTAGTACGTTGCGCCGGATGGCTCCGCACCGCAACGTCGAGCTCAAGGCCCGCGACCCCGAGCCCGAGCGGACGCTCCGCGCGGCCCTCGCCCACGGGGCCGTCGACCAGGGCCTCCTGCACCAGCGCGACACGTACTTCGCCGCCCGCGACGGACGGCTCAAGCTGCGCGAGCAGGACGACGCCGGCCACCGCGCAGCGCAGCTCATCGCCTACGCCCGCGACGACGAGGCGACGGCCCGCACGAGCTCCTACCACCTCGTCGACGTCCCCGATGCGGCCGCGGCGGCCGGCGCGCTGGAGGCCGCGCTCGGCCTCGTGGTCGTCGTCGACAAGCGCCGGCGCCTGCTGCTGTGGGACGGCGTGCGCATCCACCTCGACGAGGTGCAGGGCCTGGGCTCCTGGCTCGAGCTGGAGGCCGTCGCGGCGCCGGACTCCGACCTCGCCGCCGAGCACGACAAGGTCGGCCGCCTGCGTCAGGCGCTCGGCATCACCGACGACCGGATCGTCGCCCGCGGCTACGCGGCCATGCTCCTGGATGCCGGGGCGGCGACCCCGCGCCTGGTCGCGCTGGCCCGCCGCGCGATGGAGCGCGCGCACGCGCCGTACTCGCGGTTCCACGTCGGCGCCGCGCTGCGCGACGAGGCCGGCGGCCTGCACAGCGGGCCCAACGTGGAGAACGGCGCCTACCCGCAGAGCCAGTGCGCCGAGGCCGCCGCGATCGGCGCGCTCGTCGCCGCCGGCGCCACCGCGATCCGGGAGGTGGCCGTCATGGCCGACACCGAGCTCATCGTCCCCTGCGGCGGCTGCCGCCAGCGCCTGGCCGAGTTCGCCGGCCCCGACGTGCCCGTGCACCTGTGCGGCCCCGAGGGGGTCCGGCGCACCGTCACGCTGGGCGAGCTGCTGCCGCTGGCCTTCGACCTGGAGGCCGCACGGTGACCGCGGCCGCGCAGGTCGTCCGCGACGCCGCCGGCGACCGCCCGGCGCCCGTGCTCGGCCTTGTGCTGGGCTCGGGCCTCGGCGGCCTGGCCGACGCCGTCGCCGGCGCCGTGGCGATCCCCTTCGCCGAGCTGCCGGGCTTCCCGGTCGGCGCGGTGGCCGGGCACGCCGGGCGCCTCGTGCTCGGGACGCTGGCCGGCACGCCGGTGGTCGTGCTCCAGGGCCGCGCCCACCTCTACGAGGGCATCCCGGTCGCCGAGCTCGCCGTCGGCGTGCGCACGATCCGTGCGCTCGGCGCCCGCGGCGTCGTGCTCACCAACGCCGCCGGCTCGCTGGACCCGGCGGTCGGGCCCGGCCGCGTCATGGCCATCACCGACCACATCAACCTGATGGGCGCCAACCCGCTCCTCGGGCCCAACGACGACGCGCTGGGCCCGCGCTTCGTCGGCCTGGGCGACGCCTACGACGACGCGCTGCGTGCCCGCATGCTCGCCGCCGCCCGGGCGGAGGGCGTGGCGATGACCCAGGGCGTCTACCTCGCCGTGGCCGGCCCGTCGTTCGAGACGCCCGCCGAGATCCGCGCCTTCCGCATCCTCGGCGCCGACGCCGTCGGCATGTCCACGGTCCCCGAAGTCATCGCCGCGCGCCACTGCGGCCTGCGCGTCACGGCGGTCTCGGTGATCACGAACCTCGCCGAGGGCCTCGGCGACGAGGCGCTCACCCACGAGCACACGCTGGCCAACGCGCAGGTCGCCGCCCGCGACCTGCAGCGCGTCCTGCTGCGCTTCATCCCCGAGGCCGCCGCGGAGCTCGCATGACCCCGCCCGTCAAGGAGCTGCTGCGCACCAAGCGCGACGGCGGGACGCTCGCACCCGGCGAGCTGCGCGCGCTGGCCGCCGGCATCGGCGACGGCACGCTGTCCGACGCCCAGGTCGCCGCGTTCGCGATGGCCGTGTTCTTCCGCGGCCTGGACGCGACCGAGCTGCCGGCCTTCACGCTGGGCATGCGCGACTCGGGCGCCGTCCTGGACTGGTCGGACCTCGACCGCCCCGTGCTCGACAAGCACTCCACCGGCGGTGTGGGCGACAAGGTGTCGCTCATCCTCGCACCGCTCGTCGCCGCCTGTGGCGGCGCGACGCCGATGATCTCGGGCCGCGGGCTGGGGCACACCGGGGGCACGCTGGACAAGCTGGAGGCGATCCCGGGCTACGACGCAACGCCCGACGCCGCCACGATGGGGAGGGTGGTCCGCGAGGTGGGCTGCGTCATCGGCGGCCAGACCGACGACCTGGCGCCCGCGGACCGGCGCCTGTACGCGATCCGAGACGCCACGGGCAGCGTCGAGGCGATCCCGCTCATCGTCTCCTCCATCCTGTCCAAGAAGCTGGCCGCCGGCCTCGGCGGCCTGGTCATGGACGTCAAGCACGGCTCGGGGGCCTTCATGGCCGACCTCGGCGATGCGCGCGCGCTCGCGCGGGCGCTCGTGGACGTCGCGGTCGCGGCAGGGCTGCCGACCGTCGCGCTGCTGACCGACATGGACCGCGTCCTGGGCCACACGGCGGGCAACGCGCTCGAGGTGCGCGAGTGCGTCGACGTGTTGACGGGCGCGCCGGGCGCCGACCCCCGCCTCGTCGAGGTCACGATGGCGCTGACCCGCACGCTGCTGGACCTCGGCGGTCTGGGCGACGCCGACCCGCAGGCCGCCCTGGACTCGGGCGCCGCCGCCGAGCGCTTCGCCTCGATGGTGACCGCCCTGGGCGGCCCGGCGGACCTGCTCGAGCGCCCCGACGCCCACCTGCCCGCCGCGCCCGTCGTGCGGGAGGTCTTCGCGACCGCCCCGGGGTTCGTCACCGGGCACGCCGTGCGCGACCTCGGCCTGCTCGTCACCGAGCTGGGCGGCGGCCGGCGCACGGAGGCCGACGCCATCGACCACGCCGTCGGCCTGTCGGCCGTCGCCGGGCCCGGCGCCCAGGTGGGCCCGGGCTCCCGCCCGCTGGCCGTCGTGCACGCCCGCGACGAGGACGCCGCCGACGCCGCCGAGCGCGCCCTGCGCACGCTGATCGCCGTGGGCGACGCGGCGCCCCCGACCCCGCCCGTCGTCACGGAGGAGCTGCGATGACGGACCACGCCGCCGAGGTCGACGCCCTCCCCAAGGCCGAGCTGCACGTCCACCTCGAGGGCACCGCGACGCCCGAGCTCGTGCGCCGCCTGGCGCGCCGCAACGGCGTCGCGCTGCCCGACGGCCTCTTCGCCGACGAGCACACCTTCGCGTGGACCGACTTCCTGGACTTCCTGCGCGCCTACGACGTCGCCGCCTCGACCATCCGCACGGCCCTGGACTACCGCGACGTGACCTACGAGTACCTCACGGCCTGCGCCGCCGAGGGCGCGGTCTACGTCGAGCTCATCGCCTCCCTGGACCACGGCGCGCTCGTCGGCCTCGGCGACGCCGAGC from the Baekduia soli genome contains:
- the upp gene encoding uracil phosphoribosyltransferase; protein product: MEGLRVIEHPVLARALTELRSTDTSRAAFRAAMAEASEMLAYEALRDLPVHEVEVQTPLEATTGARPERITVIAVLRAGLGMVDAFLRLMPDAAVGHLGMRRNEETLQPEDYYESLPESLASTTVFVVDPMLATGGSSSAALRRLRAAGARDLRLVCLVAAPEGVAAVREQDPHVPIIAAALDRGLDERGYIRPGLGDAGDRLFGTE
- the cdd gene encoding cytidine deaminase, with protein sequence MAPHRNVELKARDPEPERTLRAALAHGAVDQGLLHQRDTYFAARDGRLKLREQDDAGHRAAQLIAYARDDEATARTSSYHLVDVPDAAAAAGALEAALGLVVVVDKRRRLLLWDGVRIHLDEVQGLGSWLELEAVAAPDSDLAAEHDKVGRLRQALGITDDRIVARGYAAMLLDAGAATPRLVALARRAMERAHAPYSRFHVGAALRDEAGGLHSGPNVENGAYPQSQCAEAAAIGALVAAGATAIREVAVMADTELIVPCGGCRQRLAEFAGPDVPVHLCGPEGVRRTVTLGELLPLAFDLEAAR
- a CDS encoding thymidine phosphorylase: MTPPVKELLRTKRDGGTLAPGELRALAAGIGDGTLSDAQVAAFAMAVFFRGLDATELPAFTLGMRDSGAVLDWSDLDRPVLDKHSTGGVGDKVSLILAPLVAACGGATPMISGRGLGHTGGTLDKLEAIPGYDATPDAATMGRVVREVGCVIGGQTDDLAPADRRLYAIRDATGSVEAIPLIVSSILSKKLAAGLGGLVMDVKHGSGAFMADLGDARALARALVDVAVAAGLPTVALLTDMDRVLGHTAGNALEVRECVDVLTGAPGADPRLVEVTMALTRTLLDLGGLGDADPQAALDSGAAAERFASMVTALGGPADLLERPDAHLPAAPVVREVFATAPGFVTGHAVRDLGLLVTELGGGRRTEADAIDHAVGLSAVAGPGAQVGPGSRPLAVVHARDEDAADAAERALRTLIAVGDAAPPTPPVVTEELR
- a CDS encoding zinc-binding metallopeptidase family protein, translated to MRTFTCGRCTQLVFFENSRCLHCGAELRFDWPSRDVVTQPGAPACANAALAGCNWLAEDDGGGLCFSCALTRTRPGDDPVALQQLRDAEAAKRRLLFELGEIGLPIPSFRRQEGGLAFDLLSSAHEPVTTGHADGLITLDLAESDDAHREQMRTEMGEPYRTLLGHFRHEVGHFYFPLLTTAPEALARARATFGDEREDYGAALDRHYEQGPPDGWEEEHVSAYATMHAAEDWAETFAHVLHISDTLQTAAAYGLHADGPVQRPDLAADPRKPAAGLPDRLTDWLALSYALNALNRSMGQDDLYPFVLSPAVARKLGVVDELIRSAAR
- a CDS encoding purine-nucleoside phosphorylase, whose amino-acid sequence is MTAAAQVVRDAAGDRPAPVLGLVLGSGLGGLADAVAGAVAIPFAELPGFPVGAVAGHAGRLVLGTLAGTPVVVLQGRAHLYEGIPVAELAVGVRTIRALGARGVVLTNAAGSLDPAVGPGRVMAITDHINLMGANPLLGPNDDALGPRFVGLGDAYDDALRARMLAAARAEGVAMTQGVYLAVAGPSFETPAEIRAFRILGADAVGMSTVPEVIAARHCGLRVTAVSVITNLAEGLGDEALTHEHTLANAQVAARDLQRVLLRFIPEAAAELA